DNA from Merismopedia glauca CCAP 1448/3:
GAAAATGGTATTAGCCTATTGGCGCGTATTCAAACACGTCATGAGTGTCGCCGCGCAATACCGATGCAACTTGCTTACCGCGAAAACGCTTACCAGTGACTGCTTCTAATACTCCTTGCACTGCACCAAGGGTGAAGGTACATTGACGGGGGGAGCCGTTAGGTTCTCCTGCCGAGCAAACTGTTTCGCGAGTGTAAACTTTATAGTTATCGCCTTCTTGCTCGATTTTGTCGAGAATTAAGAGGCGAGTACCGTCTTTACCC
Protein-coding regions in this window:
- a CDS encoding hydrocarbon-binding protein, with translation MQSTLRPELTDFNSIVCLKAIITGMEEALRDKATAISLVAAGRVRGKQLAESLGLAGASLSLEDLTNKVSQTLGKDGTRLLILDKIEQEGDNYKVYTRETVCSAGEPNGSPRQCTFTLGAVQGVLEAVTGKRFRGKQVASVLRGDTHDVFEYAPIG